One part of the Lotus japonicus ecotype B-129 chromosome 2, LjGifu_v1.2 genome encodes these proteins:
- the LOC130737999 gene encoding uncharacterized protein LOC130737999, with amino-acid sequence MVTAIFVKAGCLRSVYVQNRKRVGRHLRFGFLRYNSDAEAECAIRKFNGLKLEGAFLTVKKAKYQAYGGCGENYVPAQFKQKYVVQGKVWRPKRKKEDLEAKPDVDEPNTNSMYNMAEEEKVWIERCAVATLYNVTSPEAVQEGLRMQGLVNLKIKLLGARDVLLEFVSKDEMVFTLSEASSVLDENFEWYNPCSAYTVGQSNLAWLRVRKIPLGMWNTSFFCTVANLFGKYVCVDSITSRKDRLDFARVLVDTTQPLIDQQYLDVNFDGKVCQVLVEKELSVYHDWTGLRQTQKPKALSSTDSEAEAHEGDDVEVENWVSENTPAGSRVAVATGSGLEPETVDLGGATALMRELIEAGYTSTELIRWLHCTAIFGGNGAPKEERFPCDSEQHLLSAKIRKNLNEDGEIFGPQKDHPEKKGGGVSHERQKQMWAFPKPTCVGVGAEQKQNQSLGEKGGDSSNTQQKATVSGPVTKIGWILQNPLCGFRGSLCELKGLARLRVSLLMGKHIAIGDGVKEEFTRSMGDYEEDGPGHEGVRVGLGKVPEDTKKSVIDDIETANENYADIEEALEIRVYQKKNKKRGGSVSEAATSHRESKPRAKRGRPKGSKNRSKVQTELGAICSGDEIGEETVASWASNVWRVGKEVGVVFRGNEDLALARLQDQVRINHPDLQ; translated from the coding sequence ATGGTCACAGCTATTTTTGTGAAGGCAGGATGTTTGAGGAGTGTTTACGTTCAGAATCGCAAAAGGGTAGGTCGCCACCTTCGCTTTGGTTTCCTCAGATACAATTCGGACGCAGAAGCAGAGTGTGCTATTCGCAAGTTTAATGGATTAAAGCTGGAGGGAGCGTTCTTGACGGTAAAGAAAGCGAAGTACCAAGCATATGGGGGATGCGGTGAGAACTATGTTCCAGCACAGTTTAAACAGAAGTACGTAGTACAGGGGAAAGTGTGGAGACCGAAGAGGAAAAAAGAAGATTTAGAGGCAAAACCAGATGTGGATGAGCCAAACACAAATTCCATGTATAATATGGCAGAGGAGGAGAAGGTGTGGATTGAAAGATGTGCTGTTGCTACTCTGTATAACGTGACATCTCCTGAAGCGGTGCAGGAGGGGTTGCGTATGCAAGGGCTTGTAAATCTCAAAATCAAGTTATTAGGGGCGCGCGATGTTCTTCTTGAATTTGTATCAAAGGACGAGATGGTTTTTACTCTGTCGGAAGCATCATCTGTCTTAGATGAAAATTTTGAATGGTACAATCCTTGTTCAGCATACACGGTGGGGCAGTCTAACTTAGCATGGTTGCGGGTCAGGAAAATACCGCTAGGAATGTGGAACACAAGCTTCTTTTGCACCGTAGCCAACTTGTTTGGGAAATATGTCTGCGTTGATAGCATAACGTCACGGAAGGATCGTTTGGATTTTGCTCGGGTGCTGGTTGATACTACGCAACCTCTCATCGATCAACAGTACTTGGATGTTAATTTTGATGGTAAGGTATGTCAGGTTCTGGTGGAGAAGGAACTTTCTGTGTACCACGATTGGACGGGTTTGAGGCAAACACAAAAGCCCAAAGCTCTATCGTCCACAGACTCAGAAGCAGAGGCGCATGAAGGGGACGATGTGGAGGTGGAAAATTGGGTATCGGAAAACACGCCGGCAGGGTCGAGAGTGGCGGTGGCTACTGGCTCAGGTCTAGAACCGGAAACGGTCGATCTCGGTGGTGCAACAGCTTTAATGCGCGAATTGATTGAAGCGGGATACACGTCTACAGAGTTAATTCGATGGTTACACTGCACAGCCATTTTTGGTGGTAACGGTGCGCCAAAGGAGGAGAGGTTTCCATGTGATTCAGAACAACATTTACTCTCtgcaaaaatcaggaaaaatctaaACGAGGATGGAGAAATCTTTGGCCCACAGAAGGATCATCCTGAAAAGAAGGGAGGAGGCGTTTCTCATGAAAGACAAAAGCAGATGTGGGCCTTTCCTAAGCCCACTTGTGTCGGGGTTGGAGCTGAACAAAAACAGAATCAATCTTTGGGTGAAAAGGGGGGAGATTCTTCAAACACTCAACAAAAGGCTACTGTAAGTGGGCCTGTGACAAAGATTGGATGGATTTTACAAAACCCTTTATGTGGTTTCAGGGGATCTTTATGTGAATTAAAGGGTTTGGCTAGGCTAAGGGTCTCACTTTTGATGGGTAAACATATTGCAATTGGTGACGGTGTGAAGGAGGAATTTACGAGGTCTATGGGTGATTATGAGGAGGATGGGCCGGGTCATGAGGGTGTACGGGTCGGTTTGGGTAAGGTGCCTGAGGACACAAAGAAGAGTGTAATTGACGACATAGAGACAGCAAACGAGAATTATGCAGACATAGAAGAAGCTTTGGAGATACGAGTATAccagaaaaagaataaaaagagaGGTGGTAGTGTCTCTGAGGCCGCTACTTCTCATAGGGAGAGTAAACCGAGAGCAAAACGGGGACGCCCCAAAGGGAGCAAAAACAGATCGAAAGTCCAAACTGAGTTGGGTGCCATATGCTCAGGTGATGAAATTGGAGAAGAAACTGTTGCGTCTTGGGCCAGTAATGTTTGGAGAGTGGGCAAGGAGGTCGGTGTAGTTTTCCGAGGGAACGAAGACTTGGCGTTAGCAAGGCTGCAGGACCAGGTACGTATTAATCACCCAGACCTGCAATAG